A window of the Vigna angularis cultivar LongXiaoDou No.4 chromosome 3, ASM1680809v1, whole genome shotgun sequence genome harbors these coding sequences:
- the LOC108325902 gene encoding uncharacterized protein LOC108325902 isoform X2 produces MDEITILQQIAEGDPDDKKCVVKLLDHFKHSGPNGQHVCMVFEYLGDNLLTLIKYSDYRGLPIAMVKEICFHILVGLDYLHKQLSIIHTDLKPENILLLSMIDPSKDPRKSGAQIILPNSKDKMVLESSGVKDTKMLNGDLVMNHKKKIKRKAKQAAHGCFEEVSEGVEGNPETSGAVESSPNASSTRASSSAGTSRLWDADGTKLKEQGNKRGSRSMRQKLLASVDLKCKLVDFGNACWTYKQFTNDIQTRQYRCPEVILGSKYSTSADLWSLACICFELATGDVLFDPHSGDNFDRDEDHLALMMELLGSMPRKIALGGRYSRDFFNRYGDLRHIRRLRFWPLNKVLMEKYDFSEKDANDLTDFLVPILNFVPEKRPSAGQCLLHPWINGAPRLLEPSVSSNHNPAAGTAVLDQKKREKDEREAMEAGMGNIVINSDSKSLMQSPSKKAFQSTQQ; encoded by the exons ATGGATGAGATAACGATTTTGCAACAGATTGCGGAGGGAGACCCTGACGATAAGAAATGTGTGGTGAAGCTTTTGGACCATTTCAAGCATTCTGGTCCCAATGGGCAGCATGTCTGCATGGTGTTTGAGTACCTTGGGGACAATCTTTTGACACTTATTAAGTACTCTGATTACCGTGGATTGCCTATCGCCATGGTTAAGGAGATTTGCTTTCATATTCTGGTTGGATTGGATTACTTGCACAAACAGCTTTCCATCATACATACTGACTTGAAGCCTGAAAACATCCTGCTTTTGTCGATGATTGATCCATCTAAGGATCCTAGGAAGTCTGGGGCGCAGATTATTCTTCCTAATAGTAAGGACAAGATGGTGCTAGAGTCGTCAGGTGTGAAAGATACAAAGATGTTGAATGGGGATTTGGTTATGAATCACAAGAAGAAGATTAAGAGAAAAGCTAAACAAGCAGCCCATGGTTGTTTTGAGGAAGTTTCTGAAGGAGTTGAGGGTAATCCTGAAACTTCTGGGGCTGTGGAGTCGTCTCCTAATGCGAGTTCTACAAGGGCTTCCAGTTCTGCAGGAACTAGTAGGTTATGGGATGCTGATGGAACAAAGTTGAAAGAGCAGGGTAACAAAAGAGGAAGCCGATCAATGAGACAGAAGCTGCTGGCATCGGTTGATCTCAAGTGCAAGTTAGTGGACTTTGGTAATGCCTGCTGGACATATAAACAGTTTACTAATGATATCCAGACAAGACAGTATCGGTGCCCAGAGGTGATTCTTGGGTCAAAATATTCTACGTCTGCCGATCTTTGGTCCTTAGCTTGCATTTGTTTTGAGCTTGCAACTGGAGATGTGTTATTTGATCCTCACAGTGGTGACAACTTTGATAGGGATGAG gACCACTTAGCATTAATGATGGAACTTCTTGGATCGATGCCACGTAAG ATAGCACTAGGGGGGCGTTATTCCCGTGATTTCTTTAATAGATATGGTGATTTAAGGCACATCCGGAGATTGCGATTCTGGCCTTTGAATAAAGTCCTCATGGAGAAGTACGATTTCAGTGAGAAAGATGCAAATGATTTGACGGACTTTTTGGTTCCTATTCTTAATTTTGTTCCCGAAAAGCGGCCTTCAGCTGGTCAGTGTCTTCTGCATCCTTGGATCAATGGAGCTCCACGTCTTTTGGAGCCATCCGTGTCTTCTAATCACAACCCAGCTGCTGGAACTGCTGTTTTGGATcagaagaaaagggaaaaagatgAGAGGGAGGCCATGGAGGCAGGAATGGGAAATATTGTTATCAATTCAGATTCTAAATCACTGATGCAATCACCATCAAAGAAAGCTTTCCAATCCACCCAGCAGTAG
- the LOC108325902 gene encoding uncharacterized protein LOC108325902 isoform X1 — MGDKHHLDDSSDFTSEDEGTEDYRRGGYHAIRIGDTFNAGRYVVQSKLGWGHFSTVWLAWDIKHSRYVALKVQKSAQHYTEAAMDEITILQQIAEGDPDDKKCVVKLLDHFKHSGPNGQHVCMVFEYLGDNLLTLIKYSDYRGLPIAMVKEICFHILVGLDYLHKQLSIIHTDLKPENILLLSMIDPSKDPRKSGAQIILPNSKDKMVLESSGVKDTKMLNGDLVMNHKKKIKRKAKQAAHGCFEEVSEGVEGNPETSGAVESSPNASSTRASSSAGTSRLWDADGTKLKEQGNKRGSRSMRQKLLASVDLKCKLVDFGNACWTYKQFTNDIQTRQYRCPEVILGSKYSTSADLWSLACICFELATGDVLFDPHSGDNFDRDEDHLALMMELLGSMPRKIALGGRYSRDFFNRYGDLRHIRRLRFWPLNKVLMEKYDFSEKDANDLTDFLVPILNFVPEKRPSAGQCLLHPWINGAPRLLEPSVSSNHNPAAGTAVLDQKKREKDEREAMEAGMGNIVINSDSKSLMQSPSKKAFQSTQQ, encoded by the exons ATGGGGGACAAGCACCATCTCGACGACAGCAGCGATTTCACCTCCGAGGACGAAGGCACCGAGGATTACCGCCGCGGTGGCTACCACGCTATCCGAATCGGCGACACCTTCAACGCCGGTCGCTACGTCGTTCAGTCTAAGCTCGGTTGGGGCCATTTCTCCACTGTCTGGCTCGCTTGGGACATCAAACATTCT AGGTATGTGGCTTTGAAGGTTCAGAAGAGTGCTCAGCACTACACCGAGGCGGCCATGGATGAGATAACGATTTTGCAACAGATTGCGGAGGGAGACCCTGACGATAAGAAATGTGTGGTGAAGCTTTTGGACCATTTCAAGCATTCTGGTCCCAATGGGCAGCATGTCTGCATGGTGTTTGAGTACCTTGGGGACAATCTTTTGACACTTATTAAGTACTCTGATTACCGTGGATTGCCTATCGCCATGGTTAAGGAGATTTGCTTTCATATTCTGGTTGGATTGGATTACTTGCACAAACAGCTTTCCATCATACATACTGACTTGAAGCCTGAAAACATCCTGCTTTTGTCGATGATTGATCCATCTAAGGATCCTAGGAAGTCTGGGGCGCAGATTATTCTTCCTAATAGTAAGGACAAGATGGTGCTAGAGTCGTCAGGTGTGAAAGATACAAAGATGTTGAATGGGGATTTGGTTATGAATCACAAGAAGAAGATTAAGAGAAAAGCTAAACAAGCAGCCCATGGTTGTTTTGAGGAAGTTTCTGAAGGAGTTGAGGGTAATCCTGAAACTTCTGGGGCTGTGGAGTCGTCTCCTAATGCGAGTTCTACAAGGGCTTCCAGTTCTGCAGGAACTAGTAGGTTATGGGATGCTGATGGAACAAAGTTGAAAGAGCAGGGTAACAAAAGAGGAAGCCGATCAATGAGACAGAAGCTGCTGGCATCGGTTGATCTCAAGTGCAAGTTAGTGGACTTTGGTAATGCCTGCTGGACATATAAACAGTTTACTAATGATATCCAGACAAGACAGTATCGGTGCCCAGAGGTGATTCTTGGGTCAAAATATTCTACGTCTGCCGATCTTTGGTCCTTAGCTTGCATTTGTTTTGAGCTTGCAACTGGAGATGTGTTATTTGATCCTCACAGTGGTGACAACTTTGATAGGGATGAG gACCACTTAGCATTAATGATGGAACTTCTTGGATCGATGCCACGTAAG ATAGCACTAGGGGGGCGTTATTCCCGTGATTTCTTTAATAGATATGGTGATTTAAGGCACATCCGGAGATTGCGATTCTGGCCTTTGAATAAAGTCCTCATGGAGAAGTACGATTTCAGTGAGAAAGATGCAAATGATTTGACGGACTTTTTGGTTCCTATTCTTAATTTTGTTCCCGAAAAGCGGCCTTCAGCTGGTCAGTGTCTTCTGCATCCTTGGATCAATGGAGCTCCACGTCTTTTGGAGCCATCCGTGTCTTCTAATCACAACCCAGCTGCTGGAACTGCTGTTTTGGATcagaagaaaagggaaaaagatgAGAGGGAGGCCATGGAGGCAGGAATGGGAAATATTGTTATCAATTCAGATTCTAAATCACTGATGCAATCACCATCAAAGAAAGCTTTCCAATCCACCCAGCAGTAG